CTGATGATTTGAGAGCGGTAGTTGGCGGGGCGGAGCCTCATGAATGTGTCTGCCTTTGCCGGCAGAGTGCCCGCCACGGCCACGGTCGCTCCGATCGGCCTTGGCTCGCCAATGCGCTGAAGCGGCCAACCGACGCGGGCGAGGATCCGTTCGAACCGAAGATCCGTCACCGTGACGATTTCGGTGTAGCGGTTAGCCACCGACCATTCGATGATCCCCGCGAACATTGTGAGCGTCGCCTCATGAATGGAGCCGTCTCCCCTGCTCTCAGCAAGGAAGGTGTCCACGCAAAAGCGCGAGCTCTCGACCATAGAGGAATGAGCGTTGAGGTGACCGGCAGAAAGGAGCGAGGGGAAAACGTTGGCCACCATCGTGGG
The window above is part of the Sinorhizobium fredii NGR234 genome. Proteins encoded here:
- a CDS encoding acyl-homoserine-lactone synthase — its product is MQILAISKPRNIEEAQLLRSHHELRARVFSDRLGWEVNVVGGCESDTFDDLQPTYILAVSSNDRVVGCARLLPALGPTMVANVFPSLLSAGHLNAHSSMVESSRFCVDTFLAESRGDGSIHEATLTMFAGIIEWSVANRYTEIVTVTDLRFERILARVGWPLQRIGEPRPIGATVAVAGTLPAKADTFMRLRPANYRSQIISTFGQSA